In Setaria italica strain Yugu1 chromosome I, Setaria_italica_v2.0, whole genome shotgun sequence, the genomic window ACGgtagagggggaggaggtagaTTAGTACATTAGAGGGGAAAGGGGTAGGACCTTAAGAGGAGGAACctgcttgccgccgccgccgtagtcgATCCGCGAGTAGAAAGAAGCGATGCCCTAGTTTTTTTTTGGGACTTTGGTGTTTCTGCCCCTATTACGAAGTCTAATTGTAATTTTACCCTCGTTTTTTGAACTTTGCGATTTTGCCCCTTCCTTTTCAAATTGAAGGTGCCATTTACCCTCACTTTTAACTCTGTTAGTTGGAGCTACATTAAAAAAATAGTGAAAATAGAAAAACCATTCAGAGCAACGTGAAAAGACACAAGTACCCGTAATCTTATCCCTAATTTTATCCTCTCCCACCcgtgggttgcccgaccccatTCGATCTCGTCTTCCTCCCAAGAAACCCTAGGACATCCTCGTCTTCCTTCCTGGCGGCAGCGGCTGGGTGATGAGTTTCCCAACGCTCAGCGGTTGGATTCGTGGGCGGGCGAGTGACATCCCCGAGCACGCGGGCAGCCCCAGCTTGTGGGGGCCTGGGGGGCAGGTGCATGGTGGCCCCAGGCGTGGGGGTGCATGGTGGGTCCAGACACGTGCCAGCCCCAAGGTGCGGCCCCAGGCGCACGGCCAGGCCCCGGTGCAGGCTCTGCTCGGCTCGGCGCGGGCACTGTGACATGCAGCAAGGTAGCAAGTAGGTAGCACAGCCAAGTTAGGTAAATTCTTCACTTCCTCTGATCTTGACTGTCTTTAGGTGCTTAGGTTAGGAGATTTCACCGATTTGTAGGACGAATTAGATATGATCTTAGGGTGATTTAGCTAACTGTATGGTGTGATTTGTAGGGCGAATCACATGGATATGCAACTTGTTGTTAGAGTTCGGTCATTTTTTAGCATGCCATATGGGGAGGGGGTCAAAGATGTGGATGCAGGGTAAAACACTTCCAACACAATTGGTTCACCCACATAACTATGGGCTGTTGTGGTTAGTTAATTTCATAGCTGATCACTTCATGTGGGGTTCTAAGCAGTACATAACATTGTGGTGTGAGTTGGACAATTGTTCTATTGAGATAAAGCCTGATGAGCAGTTGCTTGATTGGATTCAAATAAATGTAGAGAAGGGGGTAGTGCGCATCAATGCCCAGATAAATGATTTCAAGGGTCTATTGCAGTTTTCACCAACCAAATGTAGGTGTCACCCTACTTTAAGGAATAGAGCCACAAATGTACacccacaaccacaaccacaaccacaaccacaaccatcACCACAACCACAAATGAGACAGCCACAAAAGTGAGGGCCACATCTAAGAAGAAGGGAGCCACAAAAGTGAGGGCCACAAATGAGAGTGTAGGAGTTAATAAGGAGGGCATGTACTCTGATACGGATTCATTAAAGGCACTAAGTGATAGTTGCTATGACACGGATTTGGCTGCATCATCCGACTCTAACTTTGATCCTGAGTTTGACCCTGATGGTGAAATAgttgatgaggatgatgagtATGATCCTCCCCCCTTTTCTTATGATGTTGATGCTCCATGTATTGATGTCAATGTGGTGTTCCCAGATGTGGACCAATGCAAATCAGTCATTACCCATCATGCTACTTTGAATGATCACgcatttgaaattttgaaaaaaGATCATAGCTGGATAGGCTAAAGAAGAAGTACTCAATGGAAGTTCCATATGATAGAGTTGTCAGAGGCAAACCGAGAGCATTGGACATGATATATAGGAAGTGGGCTGACAACTATGACTTGCTACCCACCTATCAAGCTGAGCTTCTGAAATCTGTACCTGGAAGCATTGTTGAGCTTGAGACCGAAGAGCACAATGTTGATGTGTGTTTCATAAGGTTCTTTGTTGCACTTACACCATGCATTGATGGGTTTTTGCAAGGGTGTAGGCCATATATTGCCATGGATGCAATCACCTGACAGGGAGGTCCAGAGGTTAGTTGGCATTAGCTGTTATAGTGGATGGTCATAATTGGTTATTTCTAGTGGCTTATGGAGTGATTGAAATAGAGTCTAAGGAAAGTTGAACTTGGTTTGTCAATAACTTGAAGAGGGCTATTGGTACTCCTACCGGGTTGGTCATTAGTACGGATGCAGGCAAAGGAATAGAGGTTGCTGTTGATGAGGTGCAACCAGGAGTGGAACATAGAGAATGCATGAGACACTTGTGGAAGaacatgaagaagaacatgttcAACAGTGAGCTATATGGTAAGAATATGTGGTCAGCCGCCAAGAGCTTCGCAACTAACAGGTTCAACTACTTCATGGGGAAGATAGAGGAGAAGGATCCTAGTGCACTTGCTTGGTTGGATGACAATCATCCATATGTGTGGAGTAGAAGCAAATTCTTCGAAGATTGCAAGATAGATTACATTAACAACAATCTCTCTGAATATTTTAACAGTTGGGTGCCAAGAACCAAAGATTACCAAATTGTAAACATGCATGATAGGATAAGGCAAATGATAGTTGAGAAATTTGTTTTGAGATACAAGATTGGTAGCAAAATGTTCGGAATAATCATCCCAGATATTATCAATGCTCTAAATGCTAAATCCAAAATTATCAAAGACCATGAAGCACTAATATGTGGAGCTGGGATAGCTGAAGTAACTGTGAATAGATTCAAGCATGCAGTCAACTTGGAGCAAAAGACTTGTACATGCAAAGCTTGGCAAGTGACTGGAAAGCCTTGCAGCCATGCTTTAGCTTTCATAGCCATGCTTTAGCTTTCATTGCTAAGCTTAATAGGAATGTACAGGTGGATGACTTTGTCTATGAGTACTTCTCTGTTGATAGGTTCAAAATGGCTTATGCATGCACTTTCAATCCAATGACATTCAAGGACAGCTGGCCGCGTGTTGATTTGGGGTACAAAATTTAGAAGACCAAGCTGAGAAGGAAACCTGGAAGGCCAAGGAAAAGTAGAATCAAATCATATGATGAGTTTGTTCAGAATGCCATGAACTATGTCATATAGCCAAGTATTGCCAAGGAGGTCCCACCGCTAGTAAAAAGAGAAAACTGTCATCTTCACAAAATGCATCAGGAGAGGGGATCAATGACCCAAGTGTTGCACAAACATCAATGTGAATCATGATTGGTCcaattttctttcttattttgctTACTTAGTCATTGCTAATTTTTCATTACTTACCATCAACTTGTTCACGACACATTTTACTCCTTGTATATGAAGTGCAAGTATAAGTGGGAGTGGGATtgaaaggggaaggggaaggggaaggggacaaggaggaggaggaggaggaggaggaggaacaggGAGCTTGGTTGCATTGTTAGGTTTAGGTTCTTAAATGTGAAGTTTGCTACTGGACATGTAATAGCTCTAAACTATTTGGTGCTTTTGTTGGACATGTAGTGTTTCTTTTGTTGGACTTGTATGATGGTGTGTGTTCTGGACCTTATGTGATGTGGACATGTTTATGTGATTTGGGACATATATCTCCTGGATATTTGTGTGATTTGGATATCTGCATGTGGTCTGGACATGTCTATAATGATGTCAGACTTTTGTCAAATTTGTAACATGATGGTTGAAACAAATGCAAATATGTGTAATTTTTAAATCTGTCAATTTGCTGCAAAATGTTGTACAACTGTTGTCAAAAATCTATGAAAATGCTGCCCAAAAATCTATTTAAATGCTGTAAAAAATAGGGCAAAATCACAATCTCCTCAGTAAAGTAGGGGCAAATTTGCATGGGCAAACTTGTCATTTTGTCGTTGTTTTAACACCGTTAACAGCGCTTCACAGAATAGAGGCAAACACTATTTTCAGTTTGAAAAAAGCAGGGGTAAAATCGCAGAGTTAAAAAAATGAGGGGGGAATTGGGTGGCATACCGGCCCATCTTAACCGGTTAGCATCCGATCCCAAACTGGACCCTCATCCTCCTCGCATACCGGCTCATCTTAACCGGTTAGCATCCCAAAATGAGGCATAAGGGATACGTGAGCTTTGTTTTGatcatttgaattttgaaaagtGAATTTATTAAAATATTGCTACTCCATCATTTTAAATGAGTTATTTAGTTTTTCCTAAATCCAACTTATCTAATTTTGATGAaatttctatatatatatatatatatatatatatatctttaaTATCTTTAATATCACACAGGAGTGTGTAAAAAATATATGAGTGTAGATTTTCTTGGACCGGTCCCACACGCCACCACTGCTCCACACTCCTCGATAAAGTAGTGAGCTGCCGGTGCCAGCGGTGCTCTTCATCAGCGTTATCGTCGCTCGccctctcattttttttttgcattttagaTTTTTCCTAGAAAGCATTTGCCTCTGGCGCCATGCAGAGTTGCAAACCAACTAGAACCTGGCAGAGTGATCAAATTACAGATCGCTTAGCCTCTTCTTTATTTATGTTTCAATTCTCTCAAGAGCTCAAAAAAATTCAAACTCTCCTATTGTGTTCTATGATGTATATGTGTTCCATTTTAAGCATTTGGAGCCTAATATTATGTTTCAGTATTCAGTTTATTCGTTTCTACATTGGCTAAGCGTTACTTGGGCATGCTGACACTTAGCTGAAGCGACAAAAACATATGGAAGTCATCTGACCTCTTCTTTCTTGTCGTTTTAATTATCTAAACTCTAAAGAGCTCCAAAACATGCAGACTACTCCTATATCTTGTCTAGAACGTCGAAACATGCAGCATTTGAGTGAGGGATTTCACTAAACTTGGATTTTAAGAAAAACGTGCGTAAAGAAAACTAATCCACTGAGAAACTGGTAGGAGTAGTCTGCACCTCTGCATGCTTGGTTGATGTTTCATAAAGTGCCACTTAACTTAATTTTCCTTCTCGTTTTAATTATCTAAAGACCTCCAAACTTCTTCAAACTCGGCAAATGTGCTTTATGATGTATATACTTTCCATTTTGAGCATCTGGGTAGTAACATATGTTGTAGTATTAAATGTATTTAATTATAGAAATGACTAAATTGTCTTGATTATAAGATGGTCTGAAGATTCTCGATTTTATCATGCTCGCTTAGGAACACAGATCGCTTTGAGTGAGGTGGCTAAGGGTAAAACATGAGAAACTAGTTAACCTTTCATTTTACGAGAGGATCCATTCACTTCACTTTATTTCCAGATGTCAGGTAGTCAAGCGCATGTATTGCATTGCAGCACTCGCCCCTCTCCCTCCAGTTCTTCTTCAGTTGGCCCTGTCCTGGCCACCATTCGTCGTCCTTCGTTTCGCTAGCTTCGTCTCCAGTCGGCTGCGTGCCGTGGTAGGCTCTAGGCAAGActcaagaagacaaggagaggaGCAtcttcggcggcgcggcggcaccGCAGCAACATCAGCTGATCTCCTCATACGCAAAGTCACTTTCAGTATTGATTAATTGAATAAACTGAATATTACAATATATATTAGTGTCCAAATGCTCAAAATGGAACATATACACATCGTACGACACATATGGTGAGTTTGAAGAATTTTGGAGGCCCGTAGCTAAATAAAACAGGAAGGAAAAATATGCTAAGTGACATGAATTTATGATCAACTAACAGCTTTTTGTACTCAGCTGGCCACATATTCTCCAGCGTGGAAAATCACGGCGCCAAATGATATGGTGTGGTGCCATCTACCTATGGCGCCGTGTACAAGATCCATTTCTGAGATTCTTTCTCCAAGAGGTTCAaatgtaaatttttttttgaaaaaggacTAAAATACAAAAATATACCCCTCTCAGCGTGTCTATTCTCGGCGGCGTTGCTTGCAACTTTTACTACAGCTCCCTCACCGCCGCTCTACGGTAAAAGTCATGAGCTGTCGGACGGGTACCATGCTCATTTGTTGCTTGAACGCAGGGGaatcgttcttttttttttcttgaacgaACGGAAGGGGAATCGTTCTCGCACGCTAGCTCTAGGCTCTACCAAACGCTCCCTATCTCATCCATGAGGGTGATGCTCTTCATCGGTGTTATTTATTGCCCGCGTGTGGAGTCGTCCTACCGCGACAAGTCCCCGCTGTTGCGACACCCTCGTCGCCGACGGCAGCCTCTGAACGACTCCGCGCCGTCCGTGGTGGGAGGCGTGGCTCCACATGTGGCTCTGGATGCGGCGGCATGCGCGTTGCCTGCATTGCTACGTAGTACGCGTCCCGTGTCACCCATTGTCCACCGGATATGAATTGAAGCCATCCAACATCCCAAGCATGCAGTTGAGTGCTGAGGGGCACCAAACGAGGCAACGATTGCCTACTCTCAGGCTCTGGCTGCGACATGCACCGCTCTGCGCCGGGCGCTCAATAAGATGCTCTACTCAAGGCCTGCCGCCGCCAAGCAGGCGAGCACACCGTACCGATCTCGTCGCCCCCATCCGCGCAGACCCTGTCTACGCCAACTTCAAGCATCAGGATCATGCCGAGTTCGATGGGCTGACTCAGTCATCTGCATGGAGCTGTGGCCGGGGTGATGACCTCCATGGATGCCGATGTGGGTTTTGCACCGTTGTTGGTAAGCAGCGGACGTACGGAGCTCGGGGCAGTGACGTTGTGTTGCGCCTTTGTTTAATTATTTGATGTTCATGGTCGCGATCTGCATGGTGAAAACAGCCGAGGACGACGTGGATTTCGCAGTTCACATTTCGCATTTCATGTATGCAGTTTTGTATAGAGGCTCCAATCGAAGTTGGCATGGAAAATCGGGACAGTGGCGGGAAACCAGATGGCTAATAAGCCTTCTTCTAAAAGCAACTCCAGCGCCCCGACTCTCCCCTCCAGAGCGGTAGAGCCCCTTCTCCAACGGTCACGACTCACGAGGATGCCGCTGCTTCCATGCCGCGCCGGTGGCTATCCTCGCATCCCCTGCCCCGTGCAAAGCCGAGCCGCcactcgccggctcgccgccccTTCTTCGCCGCTAGGCCGCCATTCATCTCCCGCGAAGCCCCTTCCCCGGTCAAATCATGCCGTGCCCGTCAACGCAGCTGTTTTCACACAAGTCAAATCAATCTGATAGCAAAGATTGAATAAAATTTGAGGTCTGTCCTAGTAGAACCTAAAACACCTTACTTCATTTTGGCTCCGGTGTAGGCGCGGCGCTGCCAGTCTGCCACTGCAATGCTGTTTGTCTCTTGCCTTCATAATTTCATATGCGTATTTCCTGTGAAACTGTGCTGACAGTTGCAGAGAAATCACTATGGAAGATACATGCATTAACCTGCGATGTGGAGTGGctccattttgtttttttcaccAAAGCAGGGCATGAAAAATCCTCATATGCATTGGTTTTTGGGTGCTCTGATATTGGAGGCCCAGCAAGCTAGGAGCACAGGATGGACGGAAAGCTTTAGGAATGGAGACAACTTCAAATCCCTAATTCTGCCAAAAAATTAAGGTATCGGAGATTTTTCTGCCTTAAAAAAAGTTTATTCCTTCACCTGGTCCGACGGACGCTGGGCCAGCAGACATAACGATGATGATCACGGGGATCGGCCTAATGAAGCCCGCAAATGACTGGGCTGCACGAAGCCCATATGAAGCCCAAATACTGACGAGAGCGTTCGGATCGCACTGCTCGCGGAAATCCTATCCATATTCCGGAAGAAACGTTCAACCTTTGAGATTTGTGCGAGGAAATAAGGTCCGTTAGATGCATCAGATCCGAACCCTAACTACCGCACCTCTCCCTCCCCTGCCTGCGCCGTCGCCCCCACACGGACCCCACCTGCActgccctcccctccctcccctgcctacaccgccgcccacccctccctcccctgccaCCAGCGCCACCGCGCGCGGCACGGGCTCCGTGTGGGCTCGCCGGCCGTTGGAGCCGGAAGAAGgtgaaaaaatgttggatttaactttttctaaagaaaatgttggttcaacttttttaaGAAATGTTgatccaacttttttttgaaaaatgttggtcCAATTATTTTAAATGTTGAtaattttttcaaaatgttAACAATATTTTTCAGTTAAATAAACTTTTGATTGCAATGACTCGCTGAATTTTACAGTTTCGTCCCCATCTGCCGGTAGAGAAGCCCCCACCGCTCGCGGACGAGCAATCTTCCCACAATCTCCCTGACCCGCGGCGCCGTGCGTCGCGCCGTCACCGCTTCTGCGGCCAACGCTTCTGCCTCGTCGGCAACAACCAACAATCCGCCGCCGAGCAAAGCAAGTAAAGCAACCGAGCCGAgtcgatggtggcggcggcgctatcCGCGCTCCCGCGCGCCGCTTCCCGCCTTGCGCCGTGTGTCCGCCAGCCTGATTTCCGCGCCCTCTGCGCCGCAgctgcggccggcgaggcctcgaAGCGGAGGCTAGTACTGTACACCAAGCCGGGGTGCTGCCTCTGTGACGGGCTCAAGGAGAAGCTTCACGCCGCCTCCCTGCTCGCCGGCACGCCCTACTCCCTCGCGTCCCTCGAGCTCCAGGCAAGACAATTTTCTGGTCCTACTGCTATGCAATAACTAGGTCCTTCCCCGATTTCTACCTATGCATTAGTTAGTTCGTTCCGAGATGGATATTTGCTTGACTTGGATTTCGGATGCCAACTAGGAGAGGGACATCACGACGAATCCGGAGTGGGAGCGGCTGTACCAGTACGAGATCCCAGTGCTGGCTAAGGTGCTCCACGACGGGACCGAGGTATCATTGCATTCCTCTCTGATTCAACTTTACTCGCCTCTATTCCCTTTGAGTTTCAACCTTGCCCTCCTTATGTACCAACTACGAAGCTTTTCAAGCATGTTTCGGTATTGTGCTTTGTTTCGTGGAGCACCTCCCTAAGCCTTTCGTCGTTGTTGCAGGAAATACTTCCCAGATTATCACCCCGTCTAAGTGTGGAGCTCGTACAGAAGAAAATTTATTCTGCCTTCGATCAGTAAGGAGGCATTTTTGGTGAAAAGAATCTGAGTTTATTTTATGAATCAATAGCTCCAGCTGTAAGATTATCAGTTGATACCATCATGTGTGATGTAAACTTTCTTGATTGAGATACATGATTTTCATTTTCCTTGACTTGCGCTCTGTAAGGATTTCTTTTGGGTTTGTGCATCATCGCATTGCTTTGAGAAAAGAATTCATATATGGTGACATCCAAATACTTATGTTGGGTCTTCAGAAATATACACCATGAATCATGATacttttaagaaaaagaaatatgcaTCATGATGGTCAACAATGTCACAAGGAAATACAGATTATTGAACTGACCACCACATGGAATCATAAAGGAGTGAAATGTACACAGACAGAAGTAGAAGGGCATAAAACCAGAAGTACAGAGAAATTTTTCAGTGCTGAAACAAGATTCATTAGTAAACCAACATGGATGAGTATCGTCTTCATGCGATGCTTGGGGCAATGGGTAAGTTATTTTAACTGACAGATGGGCAAGCAATTTAATCACTGTTGCCCCTCTATCATTCTTGGAGGTTGGGAGTTATCCAGCTTTCTGGTAAATAACTTCCCATTTTCTATTTACACTTGACCGAGATTTTTTACAATGTTAGCCTAGGCACAACTACTTCATACCCACCTTGGTGTTACAAGAAAATTGCATCCGAAGGATCATACTGTAGTATAAACTGCGTGGACACGCCAGATCTTTGAAATTTACTTGACTGCTGAAGTACCTAAAGACCATTCAGTGCAGAAACAatattcagagtttcagacaagCAACCAAAATGCATATATCCATAGTCCTGTATCCATGTAGTTCAGTGCACTCTAATTTGAGTCAGTTTGAAGCTTAGTAGTTGCAATGATGCTAAGATATGCTATGATTTTTTCATTAACAAGATGCAAATCAATATTGTAAAAAAATTGAATAAATTTGAGGGCTGTCTTTATAAAACCTAAAATAACTTACTTCATTTTGATTCCGTTACTGGTGCAATGAATGTCGGTGCTACCAGTGCAATGCTGTTTTTCTTGCCTTCAGATGCGTATTTCCTGTGAAGCCATGTTGACAGTTGCGGAGATACACGCATTAACCTGCGATGTGGAGTGgcttcattttgttttttcaCCAAAGCAGGGCATGAAAGTCCCCGGTATGCATTGGTTTTTGGTCGCTCTGATATTGGAGGCCAGGAAGGGAATGGTGTTGGCATTGGAGGCAAGCTAGGAGCACAGGATGGAATGAAAGCTTCTAGGAGTGGGGACAACTTCAAGTCCCTAATTCTGCCAAAAATTAAGGTATTGAGGCCAAGGTTCCTTGA contains:
- the LOC101783955 gene encoding uncharacterized protein LOC101783955, giving the protein MVAAALSALPRAASRLAPCVRQPDFRALCAAAAAGEASKRRLVLYTKPGCCLCDGLKEKLHAASLLAGTPYSLASLELQERDITTNPEWERLYQYEIPVLAKVLHDGTEEILPRLSPRLSVELVQKKIYSAFDQ